From a single Gimesia fumaroli genomic region:
- a CDS encoding TRAP transporter substrate-binding protein, whose product MSQSRKPVQWRFAIEETVGSVQHKYALKFKELVEARSEGNIEVTIYPYGTLGTSDQITELVDMGVIQFAMASPGHLGKLIPEVQVFLLHFLFSDDDEINNKVLNEDPELRETFNELYARKNLKLLSIFSEGWQVWTTKKSIQTPDDFKGVKMRVMTSPLLLAAYAAYGASPTPLPYSEVYSALQLNMIDGQENPVFAIQEMSFYEVTDWMIFARHAPFISTSVTNREFFDSLPPERQKLITGVVNELNGYILEVQKQFNRERLDLIRENKPKLKIVIELTPEQRELFRQASQPVREQFSEMTGEDGEHLLDMIETKIRALEAQDD is encoded by the coding sequence ATGTCGCAATCAAGAAAACCGGTTCAGTGGCGCTTTGCAATTGAAGAAACCGTCGGCAGCGTCCAGCACAAATACGCACTCAAATTCAAGGAACTCGTCGAAGCACGCTCCGAAGGAAATATTGAAGTTACGATTTACCCTTATGGAACGCTCGGAACATCAGATCAGATTACCGAACTGGTCGATATGGGCGTGATTCAATTTGCCATGGCGTCCCCGGGGCATCTCGGCAAGCTGATACCTGAAGTACAGGTCTTTCTCTTACACTTCCTCTTTTCGGACGATGACGAAATCAATAACAAAGTTCTGAATGAAGATCCCGAGCTGCGGGAAACGTTCAACGAACTTTACGCTCGCAAGAATTTGAAACTACTCTCCATCTTCTCGGAAGGCTGGCAGGTCTGGACGACCAAGAAATCGATTCAGACCCCCGATGATTTCAAAGGCGTCAAAATGCGTGTGATGACCTCACCGTTACTGCTCGCCGCCTATGCAGCCTACGGGGCCAGCCCGACTCCCCTGCCTTATTCCGAAGTCTATTCAGCACTGCAGTTGAATATGATCGACGGCCAGGAAAATCCAGTGTTTGCCATTCAGGAAATGAGTTTCTATGAAGTCACGGACTGGATGATCTTCGCCCGGCATGCCCCGTTCATTTCCACTTCGGTCACCAATCGGGAATTCTTCGACTCACTTCCCCCGGAACGCCAGAAATTGATCACAGGAGTCGTCAACGAATTGAACGGTTACATTCTTGAAGTACAGAAACAGTTCAACCGTGAGCGTCTGGACTTGATTCGTGAGAATAAACCTAAGCTGAAAATCGTCATTGAACTCACACCCGAACAACGCGAATTATTCCGTCAAGCCAGTCAGCCAGTACGGGAGCAGTTCAGCGAAATGACCGGTGAAGACGGAGAACATCTGCTCGACATGATCGAAACGAAAATTCGGGCCCTGGAAGCACAAGACGATTAG
- a CDS encoding slipin family protein: MFGIKRYEIRSYELGLLFQNGEFQGLLNEGTYWYFKPFSDFYVDVISLREPLLVHQHLDLIVKSKALQGHAIVLDLKDHERGLVWIENRFSHILPPGPYVYWTGQKEVRVEVVDTREARFEHIDLKLIARSPLAKQYLDICTVERDRVGVLFIDGQYVDTLAPGLYAFWLGQSDALIVEIDMRETTVDVNGQDIMTADKVTLRVNAAVTYKVTDARKAVSQTDDMRQALYRETQLVLRAVLSARELDVFLTEKDALASDIEESIRRRAGELGLEIASVGIRDVILPGEMKDLMNKVTEAKKAAEANLIARREETAAIRSQVNTAKLLQDNPVLMRMRELEVLEKIASKNKLNIVLGEKGLADRVVNLL, encoded by the coding sequence ATGTTTGGTATCAAACGCTATGAAATTCGCAGCTACGAACTGGGGCTACTGTTCCAGAATGGAGAATTCCAGGGACTGCTCAACGAAGGAACGTACTGGTACTTCAAACCATTCTCAGACTTCTACGTTGATGTGATCTCGCTGCGCGAACCCTTACTGGTTCATCAGCACCTGGACCTGATTGTAAAATCAAAAGCGCTCCAGGGGCACGCCATCGTGCTGGACCTGAAAGACCACGAACGCGGTCTGGTCTGGATTGAAAATCGATTCAGCCACATTCTGCCACCCGGCCCTTATGTTTACTGGACAGGCCAGAAAGAAGTTCGGGTTGAAGTGGTCGATACACGCGAGGCCCGCTTCGAGCACATTGATTTGAAGCTGATCGCTCGGTCTCCTTTAGCAAAGCAGTATCTCGATATCTGCACGGTTGAACGTGACCGCGTGGGGGTTCTGTTTATTGACGGTCAGTATGTCGACACTCTAGCTCCGGGGCTCTATGCCTTCTGGCTGGGTCAGTCTGATGCGCTGATAGTTGAAATCGACATGCGGGAAACCACAGTCGACGTCAACGGTCAGGATATCATGACGGCTGACAAAGTGACACTGCGCGTGAATGCTGCGGTAACGTACAAAGTGACTGACGCGCGAAAAGCAGTCAGCCAGACCGACGACATGCGGCAGGCGCTGTATCGTGAAACGCAGTTGGTGCTGCGAGCGGTCCTGAGTGCGCGTGAGCTGGACGTCTTCCTGACGGAAAAGGATGCGCTGGCGAGCGACATTGAGGAAAGCATTCGTCGTCGTGCAGGTGAACTGGGTCTGGAAATCGCTTCGGTTGGCATTCGTGATGTCATCCTGCCGGGCGAGATGAAGGACCTGATGAACAAGGTCACGGAGGCCAAAAAAGCAGCCGAGGCCAACCTGATCGCACGCCGTGAGGAAACGGCGGCAATCCGCAGCCAGGTCAACACGGCCAAGCTGCTGCAGGACAACCCGGTTCTGATGCGAATGCGGGAACTGGAAGTCCTGGAAAAGATCGCTTCGAAAAACAAGCTCAACATCGTCCTCGGCGAAAAGGGCCTGGCAGATCGAGTGGTCAACCTGCTGTAG
- a CDS encoding NADAR family protein produces the protein MSEPAHVINFYSVTEPYGEFSNFAGYPIQLDGKCWPTSEHYFQAMKFQDAAHQEDIRQEKSPMRAARMGRDRKRPIRKDWESVKDSIMRKAVVCKFTQHDDLRELLLSTGEAKLVEHTTNDAYWGDGGDGSGKNMLGRILVEVREQLRLESQ, from the coding sequence ATGTCAGAACCAGCCCATGTCATCAATTTTTACAGCGTGACGGAACCGTACGGGGAGTTCTCCAATTTTGCCGGGTACCCGATTCAGTTAGATGGAAAATGCTGGCCGACCTCGGAGCATTATTTTCAGGCGATGAAATTTCAGGATGCGGCACACCAGGAAGACATTCGTCAAGAGAAATCGCCGATGCGGGCCGCGCGGATGGGCCGCGACCGGAAACGCCCGATCAGAAAAGACTGGGAGTCGGTCAAAGACTCCATCATGCGGAAGGCCGTTGTCTGCAAATTCACTCAACACGATGATCTTCGTGAACTGTTGCTTTCCACAGGCGAGGCGAAGCTGGTGGAGCATACGACGAATGATGCTTACTGGGGAGATGGGGGAGACGGGAGCGGCAAGAACATGCTGGGGCGGATACTGGTAGAAGTCCGGGAACAACTTCGGCTGGAGAGCCAGTGA
- a CDS encoding RNA 2'-phosphotransferase yields MNEKEVRRKSKFLSLVLRHQPETIGISLDESGWIDVEELLASMARHGKSMSRNTLEMVVRTNDKQRFSFDETGTRIRANQGHSINIDLGYEAAVPPEILFHGTPRQFVDSIAREGLKKMQRHHVHLHVDEQTSLTVGRRRGTPVLLSVRSLEMHEAGCEFFVTPNQVWLTESVPAAYIDFP; encoded by the coding sequence ATGAACGAAAAAGAAGTACGAAGAAAAAGCAAGTTTCTGAGTCTGGTGCTCCGGCATCAGCCGGAAACGATTGGAATCAGCCTGGATGAATCGGGCTGGATTGATGTCGAAGAACTGTTAGCCTCCATGGCGCGACATGGTAAATCAATGTCTCGGAACACTTTGGAAATGGTGGTTCGAACGAACGACAAACAGCGGTTTTCTTTTGATGAAACGGGGACTCGCATCCGTGCGAATCAGGGGCATTCGATCAATATCGATCTGGGGTATGAAGCCGCGGTCCCTCCAGAAATCTTGTTTCACGGTACACCTCGACAGTTCGTGGATTCGATCGCGCGTGAAGGGCTCAAGAAAATGCAGCGGCATCATGTGCACCTGCATGTAGATGAGCAGACCAGCCTTACCGTGGGGCGCAGGCGTGGGACGCCGGTCTTACTCAGTGTCCGGTCACTCGAAATGCATGAGGCGGGCTGTGAATTTTTTGTGACGCCCAATCAGGTCTGGCTGACAGAAAGTGTGCCGGCGGCATATATTGATTTTCCCTGA
- the pncA gene encoding bifunctional nicotinamidase/pyrazinamidase, producing the protein MKALILVDLQYDFLPGGPLAVSQGDQVISVANEWMHRFELVIATQDWHPENHKSFASQHDHKQIGDVIELRGLEQVLWPDHCVQGTPGAELHADLHTDRITRVLHKGTDTNIDSYSGFFNNCHQHSTGLAEYLKQRAVNEVVIMGLATDYCVKYTALDAIKLGLKTSLIREGCRGVNLNPGDVQRACDEMQAAGVTHI; encoded by the coding sequence ATGAAAGCATTAATCCTGGTTGACCTGCAATATGATTTCCTGCCGGGAGGGCCACTTGCTGTTTCCCAGGGAGATCAAGTCATTTCCGTTGCCAATGAGTGGATGCACCGTTTTGAGCTTGTTATTGCGACGCAGGACTGGCATCCGGAAAATCACAAGAGTTTTGCCAGTCAGCATGATCACAAACAGATTGGTGACGTGATTGAGTTAAGAGGCCTGGAGCAGGTTTTATGGCCCGATCACTGTGTGCAGGGAACACCGGGCGCGGAACTTCACGCTGATCTGCACACGGATCGTATTACGCGTGTCTTGCATAAAGGCACAGATACTAATATCGACAGCTATAGCGGCTTTTTTAATAACTGTCATCAGCATTCCACGGGACTGGCGGAGTATTTAAAACAACGCGCCGTCAATGAAGTTGTGATCATGGGGCTGGCTACAGATTACTGCGTCAAATATACGGCCCTCGATGCGATCAAGCTCGGTTTGAAAACCAGTCTGATCCGGGAAGGGTGCCGGGGAGTGAATTTAAACCCGGGTGACGTGCAGCGCGCCTGTGATGAAATGCAGGCTGCCGGTGTCACACATATCTAA
- a CDS encoding ADP-ribosylglycohydrolase family protein, producing MERYSNILGCILGTAVADSVGLKREGLSKQRARRLYGGPPLKQNLIWGRGLCSDDTEHTLMVGRAVVISRGDVTQFEKQFARELKRWFLCVPAGVGFATLRACLKLLVGFHPQRSGVNSAGNGPAMRSAILGVCAEDEEHLSKLVYSSTRMTHVDSRAEAGALLIAQAARQTIQGAACNPLEFLQSTVSTVQNEELQNSLRSAIQHLSVGASPERYAEAAGWGRGISGYVNQTVPAALYCWAYSPDDFRRSVENAVMLGGDTDSVAAITGAVSGANLGADAIPVEWKERLMEWPRTTAWMELLATSLSEGSLSTEALKPPSMYWLATIPRNLMFASVVLTLGFRRLLPPY from the coding sequence ATGGAACGTTATTCAAATATATTGGGATGTATTCTTGGTACAGCAGTCGCTGACTCTGTGGGATTGAAGCGGGAAGGATTATCAAAACAACGGGCCCGTCGACTTTACGGCGGACCTCCCCTGAAACAGAATCTGATCTGGGGACGGGGTTTGTGTAGCGATGATACCGAACATACTCTCATGGTGGGGCGTGCTGTGGTAATTTCCCGGGGCGATGTCACTCAATTTGAAAAACAGTTTGCACGAGAATTGAAACGCTGGTTCCTGTGTGTGCCGGCAGGCGTTGGTTTTGCGACACTGAGGGCCTGTCTTAAGCTGCTGGTTGGATTTCATCCGCAACGAAGTGGCGTGAATAGTGCCGGGAACGGACCGGCAATGAGGTCTGCGATATTAGGAGTGTGTGCTGAAGACGAGGAGCATCTGTCCAAGCTGGTCTATTCCAGCACACGCATGACTCATGTGGATTCAAGAGCAGAAGCAGGTGCACTGCTGATTGCACAAGCAGCGCGACAGACAATTCAGGGAGCCGCTTGTAATCCACTCGAGTTTTTGCAGTCCACTGTTTCGACAGTGCAAAACGAAGAGTTACAAAATTCGCTCCGAAGTGCGATCCAACATCTCTCAGTAGGAGCATCACCCGAGCGTTATGCGGAGGCTGCAGGCTGGGGAAGAGGGATCAGTGGTTACGTGAATCAAACGGTTCCGGCTGCCTTGTATTGCTGGGCTTATTCACCCGATGATTTTCGACGGTCGGTGGAAAATGCCGTGATGCTTGGAGGCGATACTGACAGTGTGGCTGCGATTACCGGTGCGGTCAGTGGTGCAAATCTGGGAGCCGATGCCATTCCCGTTGAATGGAAAGAACGCCTGATGGAGTGGCCTCGTACTACTGCGTGGATGGAATTGTTGGCAACGAGTCTGTCGGAAGGATCACTTTCAACAGAAGCTTTGAAACCACCTTCCATGTACTGGCTGGCAACAATACCGCGAAATCTAATGTTTGCTTCCGTAGTGTTAACGCTTGGGTTTCGTCGCCTGTTGCCACCTTATTGA
- a CDS encoding NUDIX hydrolase — protein sequence MNYHYEYPRAALTVDCVVFGLDEEDLKVLLIQRDLEPFEGCWALPGGFVRLEETLEEAARRELSEETGIENVYLEQLYTIGEVDRDPRERVVTVAYYALVNLADHRVHAATDARNAAWFAIEDVPSLAFDHPKILKMAHERLRGKVRYQPIGFELLPAKFTLRQIQHLYEVILDRQLDKRNFRKKILNMGILVELDEVETDVAHRAARLYKFDRRKYRRLTKQGFHFEI from the coding sequence ATGAATTATCATTACGAATATCCCCGAGCGGCGCTCACGGTTGACTGCGTAGTATTTGGGCTGGATGAGGAAGATTTGAAAGTCTTGCTGATTCAGCGTGATCTGGAGCCGTTTGAAGGTTGCTGGGCGTTGCCTGGCGGTTTTGTCCGTCTGGAAGAAACGCTTGAAGAAGCGGCCCGCCGTGAATTAAGCGAAGAAACCGGCATCGAAAATGTCTACCTCGAGCAACTCTACACGATCGGCGAGGTCGACCGCGATCCGCGCGAACGCGTAGTAACGGTGGCCTATTATGCTTTAGTGAACCTTGCCGATCACCGCGTGCATGCTGCCACCGATGCTCGAAACGCGGCCTGGTTTGCCATTGAGGATGTGCCCTCGCTCGCATTTGATCACCCGAAAATCTTGAAGATGGCGCATGAGCGTTTGCGAGGCAAGGTTCGCTATCAGCCAATTGGATTTGAACTGCTGCCTGCCAAGTTCACGCTGCGTCAGATTCAGCATTTGTACGAGGTCATTCTGGATCGTCAGCTGGATAAACGCAATTTCCGCAAGAAAATTCTCAACATGGGAATTCTTGTCGAACTGGATGAAGTCGAAACAGACGTCGCCCATCGCGCGGCACGACTTTATAAATTTGATCGCCGCAAATATCGGCGTCTCACCAAACAGGGATTTCACTTCGAGATCTGA
- the nadE gene encoding NAD(+) synthase — MQLIKVTTAALNQTPLDWEGNVTHIQSAIAAARDQGASLICLPELCITGYGCEDAFLSVGVQQRALQVLLDLVPLTEGLVVSLGLPLFHGGALYNCACLIADQQILGFVAKNQLAGEGIHYEPRWFKPWDARQVSEIEIQGRSYPIGNLIFDCKGVRIGFEICEDAWASHRPAHALSQAAVDLILNPSASHFAFGKQEIRRRLVLESSRAYGVTYVYTNLLGNEAGRIIYDGAALIASSGKLLAEGRRLSFADVVLTTAIVDVDLTRMNRARLMSFQPQQAHLTANRVAVLFSFPDIEPETVQNKIPMWEHGPAVKEEEFARTIALALFDYLRKSRAKGFVISLSGGADSAAAAVLVWLLLKLGLDELGTEKFLSKLAYIERLAELKTAEQILPRLLTCMYQATRNSSETTEQAAASLAEALGAEYLRLDVDSIVEAYTDIVSEAVGRDLNWDEDDIALQNIQARVRAPGVWLVANVRDSLLLATSNRSEAAVGYTTMDGDTCGGLSPISGIDKAFLRRWLNWMCETGPRETGNLPVLDLINLQEPTAELRPQNAGQTDEQDLMPYDLLDWVERAAIRDKQAPVDLFRMARVEFPEYAPAQLEDWIERFFRLWSRNQWKRERYAPSFHVDDENLDPKTWCRFPILSGGFEQELSEMRDLL, encoded by the coding sequence ATGCAACTCATCAAAGTCACAACCGCCGCTCTCAATCAGACCCCGCTGGACTGGGAAGGCAACGTCACCCATATTCAATCCGCGATCGCCGCTGCCCGCGATCAGGGAGCCAGCCTGATCTGCTTGCCCGAATTGTGTATCACTGGTTATGGATGTGAGGATGCGTTTCTCTCAGTGGGCGTTCAGCAAAGGGCGCTACAGGTATTATTGGATCTGGTCCCTTTGACCGAAGGGCTTGTAGTATCACTGGGCCTTCCTCTATTTCACGGCGGAGCTCTTTATAATTGTGCCTGCCTGATCGCCGATCAACAGATTTTGGGCTTTGTTGCTAAAAATCAGCTTGCCGGTGAAGGAATTCATTATGAACCCCGCTGGTTTAAGCCTTGGGATGCCCGCCAGGTGAGCGAAATTGAAATTCAAGGTCGTTCCTATCCGATTGGGAATCTGATCTTTGATTGCAAGGGGGTACGGATCGGATTTGAAATCTGCGAAGACGCCTGGGCCTCACATCGACCCGCGCACGCCTTATCGCAGGCAGCCGTGGATCTGATTTTGAATCCGAGTGCCAGTCATTTTGCCTTTGGTAAACAGGAGATTCGTCGTCGGCTGGTGCTTGAAAGCTCCAGGGCATATGGCGTGACTTATGTCTATACGAACCTGCTCGGCAATGAGGCGGGACGCATTATTTACGATGGCGCCGCGCTGATTGCCAGTAGTGGAAAGTTGTTGGCAGAAGGACGCCGGTTGTCCTTTGCCGATGTTGTGCTCACCACTGCCATTGTTGACGTTGATCTGACACGCATGAACCGCGCCCGGCTGATGAGTTTTCAACCACAGCAAGCTCATCTAACAGCGAATCGTGTGGCCGTTTTATTTTCATTTCCGGACATCGAACCTGAGACGGTCCAGAATAAAATTCCCATGTGGGAACACGGGCCCGCTGTCAAAGAAGAAGAGTTTGCCCGCACGATTGCTCTGGCGCTGTTTGATTACTTGCGAAAAAGCCGTGCGAAAGGTTTCGTGATTTCTCTCAGTGGTGGTGCGGATTCGGCTGCTGCCGCCGTTCTGGTCTGGCTGCTGCTGAAACTGGGGCTGGATGAATTAGGGACAGAAAAATTTCTCTCCAAACTGGCTTATATCGAAAGATTGGCGGAGCTAAAGACAGCCGAACAGATCTTGCCCAGACTGCTGACGTGCATGTATCAGGCCACGCGAAACAGTTCTGAGACAACCGAGCAGGCGGCTGCTTCACTTGCCGAGGCACTGGGGGCGGAGTATCTCAGGCTGGATGTAGATTCGATTGTGGAAGCGTACACCGACATTGTGTCGGAAGCGGTCGGTCGAGATCTCAACTGGGACGAGGATGATATCGCTCTCCAGAATATCCAGGCGCGCGTCCGTGCCCCCGGTGTGTGGTTGGTTGCGAATGTGCGGGACTCACTGCTATTGGCAACCAGCAATCGATCAGAGGCGGCGGTAGGCTATACGACGATGGACGGCGATACCTGCGGCGGACTCTCGCCGATTTCAGGAATCGATAAAGCATTTTTACGTCGCTGGCTGAACTGGATGTGTGAGACCGGGCCGCGGGAAACAGGAAATCTACCGGTGCTCGATTTGATCAATCTTCAGGAACCGACGGCGGAATTACGCCCGCAGAACGCGGGCCAGACAGACGAACAAGATTTGATGCCCTACGATCTGCTGGATTGGGTCGAGCGAGCCGCTATTCGTGACAAGCAGGCGCCCGTGGATCTGTTTCGTATGGCGCGGGTAGAATTTCCAGAATACGCACCCGCACAGTTGGAGGATTGGATTGAACGTTTCTTCCGACTCTGGTCACGCAATCAATGGAAACGAGAACGTTATGCGCCTTCGTTTCATGTGGACGATGAGAATCTAGACCCGAAAACCTGGTGCCGCTTTCCGATTCTCTCTGGCGGTTTCGAGCAGGAGTTAAGCGAAATGCGGGATCTGTTATAA